From the Saimiri boliviensis isolate mSaiBol1 chromosome X, mSaiBol1.pri, whole genome shotgun sequence genome, one window contains:
- the LOC120361819 gene encoding thymosin beta-15A-like, with the protein MSDKPDLSEVEKFDRSKLKKTNTEEKNTLPSKETIQQEKDCVRTS; encoded by the exons ATGAGTGATAAACCAGACTTGTCAGAAGTGGAGAAGTTTGACAGGTCAAAACTGAAGAAAActaatactgaagaaaaaaatactcttcCCTCAAAGGAAA CTATCCAGCAGGAGAAAGACTGTGTCCGAACATCCTAA